GAGCAAGGGCAGCTGCTCCACGCTTAGTCTTATGAGGTATCATTCTGCAAAGGTCATCATTACGAAATTGCAGTTGGATTCAGCTTCAATTCTTACAGAAACAAAAACCATTTCAATTTAGCTCTAGATGTTTCAACATCAATTAAAAATAAGACATTAGTCTTATGAGGCATCATTCTGCAAATGTTGTCATTATCCATGAAATCTTTACAGAATTGCAGTTAGATTCAGCTTCAATTCTACacagaaaaaagaaaagataggAATATTTACAAAACCCAGTTCAATTTAGCCCTAGATGTTTCAAAACCAGTTCAAAATAGAACTAGTCTTATGAGGTATCATTCTGCAAATGTTGTCATTATCCAGGAATTATTTAGAAAATTGTAGTTGAATTCAGCTTCAAATCTTTATAGAAACAAAGAGTAAGATTGAAATCTTTACAAAAACCAATTGAATTTAGCTCTAGATGTTTCAAAATCAGCCAACTGACCCGCGAACAGTGCGCCAAAAGATCTTGGCGGGAGCTCGGAAATGGATGGGACCATGAGAAGGCTTGGTGTTCATCCGTTTGCGGAGGAATCTCATGTACTTCATCTTCTGTCGAACGAGTCCTCCCGACATGCAGATCTCCTCGCATCTCACAACCACCACTTTCTGGCCGTTGAGCAGCTCCTTGGCCACGATCGAAGCCAACCGCCCCAACATGTGGTGGCGGGCATCCACCACCACCTTCTTAGCGCACACTCCAGATCCGGACACCATTGTTTTCGCCTTATTGGAGCTccccttctctctctctctctggaAGGAATCGCTAAGCGAAGAAGAAAGCGGATTTATATACGAATTACAGTGAGGTCGCTAGGGTTTTCTTTTCAGTTACCCAGTGTTGAACTGCTGGTCTGTGATTCGGTGCGCTCAGATCTATGGGTGTATTACTAGAACGAAGGAGAATTACCAGTAAATTTACGCCATGTCagtaatttgaattttttattactaaattgaaaaaacaaTAATGAC
Above is a genomic segment from Gossypium arboreum isolate Shixiya-1 chromosome 8, ASM2569848v2, whole genome shotgun sequence containing:
- the LOC108467648 gene encoding 60S ribosomal protein L13a-4 gives rise to the protein MVSGSGVCAKKVVVDARHHMLGRLASIVAKELLNGQKVVVVRCEEICMSGGLVRQKMKYMRFLRKRMNTKPSHGPIHFRAPAKIFWRTVRGMIPHKTKRGAAALARLKAYEGIPSPYDKIKRMVIPDALKVLRLQKGHKYCLLGRLSSEVGWNHYDTIRELEKKRKERAQVAYERKKQLNKLRVKAEKTAEEKLGSQLDILAPVKY